Within the Eleginops maclovinus isolate JMC-PN-2008 ecotype Puerto Natales chromosome 13, JC_Emac_rtc_rv5, whole genome shotgun sequence genome, the region CACAGTAAGAGAGGTGAAACATAGAAGCTTTAATCAGCAAGTAAAGGACAAAGGTGGACAATTCTGGtcagcttgtttgtttttttggggggctttttcaTGGAGATGGTGGAACACACCTGAATGCTTTGTACATCGGTCTGTACCAACAGACAAAGGAGCAGGGGGTGAAAAGGAGGGCCCAGAGGATGGCTAGTCCCAGGCCAACTCCACCAGAGGGGTCCACACAGAACATGGCCAGGGAGGAGACCAGGTTGAAGAGCAGCGTGCAAGTGCCAACTGGACCGTAAATAAAAAATCAGAAAAGCAGACAGAAGGATAAATAAGAGTCGCTGAACAATAATGAACAAGGTGATCTCTTTTATGCTTTCTTAAAGCGCTGTGGACTACAAAGAACACAAATCCATCACACCCCTGCTCACTTTGAAGTAAGAGCCAACGTGTCAGGACATTGGCTGATGCAATATGAcgtaatgtattacttttctTTGCCTGCTGCTGGGTTTAGAATTGGCTCTACGTTTTGGTCCAGGCTTAAGACCAAAACAATATAATGTTTTATGCTCGTCCACTTCCTCTAGTAAGCACTCCCTTTCTGCCTCaattttctccctctctctgttctccattttaaaaatcctaactacagttcattttaaatctctttttgtttacaaaagcacacacatcaAGATGATGAATACTAGTTGGTGGGAAGAAGAAACATGTAAAGGccagaaaataaatacactctTGAATAAACTCgtgctttttaaatatagtatgtgttcatttttaaatcacGCACACTCCCTTAACTTTTGTACATTGGATGCCCTGGGGAAGACAGCTTTTAGTTTGTTCCTTTCGAAGTCCTCAATCTGGCCATAACGTGTCAGAGTTCTTGAACAAACATTCCCGCTCCAACGTCAGACAGCGCAGGAGGAGTCACACAGGCATGCGCCGGCTAGAGCTCTTTCTCAAGTGATTCTCTCAGCTATAAAATCAACACTTCTCATCTCAGTAAGCACAATTGATAACTTTACCTGTTGATTATCTTGCTTGATATGTTAAATGTGCATACATGTCTAGAGCTGAAATCTGAAAGCCAGGTTTAAAACTAAAGGTGAATTTGACATATTAAACTCTGAGGTTTTTATAGAGGAAATTGGCATAGCTCTTTTTAATGAACtccataaatcagaaaatactgtCAAAAGCCATAAAAACAACTTTGGAATATGGAGGATTAAGTGAAACTGGGAGTTTTGCTGAAGTGGAGATTTCTGGGtcagaataagaaaaaaaactgattcaaaaaatatatattaaaatgttacacATTTGCCAGACATGACAGGTGAATAGGGTAAAATGTAACACATATATCACCACCCAATTTTGCTAGTTGATcaattgaaatgtatgtttaaatatgtttacgAGATATTATCTAATGTTAACTTTTGATAAATTAAGGAGAAAAACACGAAATTAGTAAAACTACATCCAAATGGGTATTTTGGGTGTTTCCACATCCTAGTCTGAAGAAGGGGCAAAATAGTTTAAACCCTCAAAATTGACCAGTGCATGAATAAAGAATGATTTGAGTAGTTTCTTGCCTTAAGTGTCAGCAGGTGAAGATTTCAATGTTTCACTACCCTATCTAGTAACGCTGCCCCAGATAAGCACCCTAAGTAAGTAACGTTATCACACTGATGCTGAGAATTAACACAACAGTGCATAGTAAGGGTTCGAGGAACTCACACATCCAAAAGTAGTACATGATGGTGACGGTGCGCTGGAAGTGCTGCGTGATCTCCACATTGATGTCCTGGTAGAAGCAGGGGCCCACAGGGCAGAACGATGGCAGCGGAGGCCAGTTATTCTGACGGGCTGATGAAGACAACAGTGGGAGAACATCAATTAAGGCAATTTTGAAATCCCTAAACCAATTATATATTTAGGTATCTTAAGTATTGATTTCCCGTTATATTCTCCCTCTCTTACTGGCACCAGGTCCCAGAGCGTGTGACTCAAGCTCCCgctctctcctctccagctcCCGGGCTttcttctccagctcctcttgCTTCCTCAACAGCTCTGCTGTGGTTGCGTTCACTGCCGtctaaagaaggaaaaaaataatatacccttaatcgtcccagAGAGGATATTTATATTCggcatttgacccatcctagtgttaggagcagtgggcctGTGCATAATGGGCATAAAGTAGAAGATGAATTAGAACTGCATATCAAGTTCCAAAGACAGAGGTGGTGTatgcattataaataataaaaaggatatGTTAACAATATGTTATTATAAGAGATTCACATGGCAATTCATATATAAATACTAAGTCTTTTTTCTTACCACGGAGTCCCATTTAGATtaagaatcttttttttttaaggaaaaccAGACCAAGAAGGCCAgcagcatttaaaacaacacataagCAAATTCCGAAAACATCAAAAGGCAACAACTCTCCTTGGCCCTTCACGGCAGCATGTGTACCTGGGAGGTGTAGGAGCCATAGTTGCGAGGCTCAGTGGGTGTTGTCCTGTTGGGTGGAGTCTGTGCAGGCACAGctggagcagagggagaggtGGCTTCATATGGAGGAGGAGGCTGGTGAAAGAGAGACATCAGACATCAGAGTGACCTCATCCTGTACGCACGCtcagaaataatatttttttaccaaCTTCAACACTTAAAAAATGGGCAATATTTTAATATCACATTGATATAGCAATATGCGATTGGATATTGTCTTggattttgaataaaatagtgaGTGATGTACATTTCTGAGCTTAAATCAGATGTTCTACTTTTTCTTTCATCACATTTCTGATgattctttttcaaaaatgtcattgtgtaaaaatgaaatcaaaacaacaaaagtcaaCCCTACAATATTGCAGAGGAAttggtaaaacaaatattgggatatttattttttatcacaatGCCCAGCCCTACACTTAAAcctatttttttttcagaatctTCATAGCTTTACACAAAAAACCAAAACTTAACTGCAACAACAATGTGGCCACAGAGGAGTTGACATTCAGAGTTTGAAATGTCTATTTGATCAGATTTTGAGACCTCCATGTCTACAGCAAAATAAGAAGCTTTaatcacatatttaaaaagactACTTCAGCTTCAAGACCAAATGTAGTTCTTGTTGCTGCAGTATTTGCCAATAGCAACAGCTGTCAGGAAGCACACATGAACCCAAGCTTTTTCCTagataatatatttaattcacGTATATCTTAAAGCAAATGTATATTCCAGCTACTCTGTTTATAGCAATACATCTATGATTCATGTTTTACAACATAAAGTGTCCTCATTAAAGGCTCAttgagtttgaaaaaaaacattgaaaagacTTATACTAAAACTACGGCTCTCAACAATAACTTGTATAAATCTCTCCAGCCTTACTGTGTTTCAGCTAGTATGGGTTATTATAATAAAGAATGCATGTCAGTAGAGCACACCAGTAATGAACAAGGTCTGCTGGCATTGAATTAGGGTGTTAAGGTGGTATAACTTCCCAATTTAGTCTAGACTGGCTGCAAAAAAGTGAACTGCCACCATCTGTGACTTTTTTTAGGGAGACTGATAGATTGAATGTGGGAAGTGAAACAAAATTGCAATTTCAACACTGAAAGCATGCTGATAGACACACTAAACATCTTAGACATCTGAATAGAAAAGGTGAAAGTATTGGATTTAACATTTACTAAATTGCAGTTTATTCGCATTAACttattggatttttttcatCTTGCTGCTATATGTGGCATAAATCAATGTATCTTGCACTCAACATACAAACTTCCTTACAGTAAATGGGGAGCAAGTTTCAGTTTCTCTATCTGTTCGTCACAAATCTGAAACTAACTGAATGAAGATGTTGTTTATGATGAATGTCAACAGCATATGTAGtgtttatatagcacatttgtTACAAACATCAAATCTTaactataaatataattttgtCAGACTCAAAACAATGAAATCGatagaaaacaatcaaataaactAAGGCTATAGCAATATTGTTGCGCGTATTTACCCTTCACACTTTGTGTATACAGTCTATGCCCTCACGGAAGAAAACAAGGCAGGGCAAGTCCTGCCATGACACGAAAGGAATCGGTTGTGTTTTATATGACCTATACAGTAAATTATCGCAATGATCCCCCATTATCTCAcagataataaaacatattactCACCCCAGTGGTGTTATCAAACGGGTTGTAAAGATCCAGTGTGGCATAGCCCGTGTTGCTGCTGTGTTGAGTCACTGCAGGGTCCTATAAGACCAAAACAAATGGTTTATGGGTTAATTAGCACATAAATAAATTTGACCTGGTCTAATGGAACATTAAATCTCATTGGACAAACCCGAGCGGCTTCTATTGGTGTGTTCATTGTCAATAATATGAGCTACAAGTGGGCAAAGCTTGAACGGAAGGCGGAAAGGCCGAGGCAAAAAGGGACACACGTCACATGAGCAACAACACGCCTGCTATTACACACAACCAACATCAGGGACTTCACACATCACACAAAACACTGCACCGAGACAGGATAATACAttacattcatatttcatttcacCCACTTGGAAAGGGTTGGGGTCCTCCATTGGCTCTGGAAAGCTTGTGTATTTTGACATAACGATGGCTGGGTGTTGGGTAAAGGTGAGCTGTGTCTCTTCCAGCAGATAAAAAAGATGCGcttgtttcttttgttgatcCAGAGGGAGGGCGGTGTTAGTCGGTGTATCCAGTCAACTAGCTACCCGCCCCTCCGGTGGTCATCTCCCCACAGTTTGGCTAACAGGTGAACACGGTAACGGACTGATTGAATGTTGTTTTCCCCGGTGTGTCTCTCCTCTGTAGTCCGGGTGTCAGGATTCGGATCACAGCAAGAAATATCCGCTCTTTTCTCCCGCAGGAAAAACAGCCCAGGAACCGGAAGTAACCAGCACAAGTCGGCGATCATGTGACAGCTGCTGCGGCAGACAAGCACGTGAGGGGAGGCGTGGCCGTGCATGTGCTgcccaaaaacatttcagaatttaatcaatttaaaatgttattgaatGAAATCCCCACCAGATCTCTCGGTgcacaatattatttattaataacattcaaataagattttctgacatttattcatgtacattatttaattttacattctgtttagcttatcttattttatttatagtttactgCTTACGCATTTGATTGCACATTGGTCACTTGTAACATTCTCTTGAACTATTTAAATACGATTCTGTTTTGTCTTGCactatttcattgttttatgtcttatatatacatttattagcATTGTtggacttaagattttcattgccataactacactgtgcatatgacaataaaaccctTGAGTCTTTGAATATAATGGACGTAAATACCCCCGAAAACTATAAGTATATCAGTGAAGGAATTAATGTAAGAAGTACAATGTGAAAGATATGTTCAAAACTGGTTGATATGCAATATAATCTAGCCCTATATTAAAAACTTGTGGCCCAACTTATGTTTTTGCTACTTGAGAGATGAGATGGCAACTACCCTTTAAGACAGTGACTTTTAAGCCTTATAACTTTAACAAACAACCAATCTGTAAATCATAATTTTGGCACCTAACTTCTCTTTTATCATTTAGCtataaacatatacatttaataaattaaattaagtcTGTTgtctcagtgttttgttttgcctgGTGTTTATGTAACTTTTTGTTCATATTCATGCTTTGCCGTTTTAAAAGATAATTTTCTTCTCTTCCAGTAGATGTCAGTCTTGTGTCTTGAAGGAATAATTTCCCCTACTTTTCTTGTctcagtttattttgtttctcaggAGGAGTAAGTAGGTTTTCAggtgcaataaaataaacatgaatccGTTTATTTTGACGCATTCACTTTAACATGTCATTGAAATTCATCTTGAGTCATTGTTTCTTCAATAAATCTTATTTTCATGGAATTCATTTGAAGTGAGTTGGTTTTCATCCAGGCTTGTATAAAGGGTGCCTAGAGgactttgttattttgttgtttctttgcaCTGCTCATATATGACCCTTTCAGTCACCTTTTGAGCAGTAGTAGAAAGGATTACACCTTTAGTTTATACTCCTTTCATGGCCTAATTCCCTTTTAAAATCCAGCCTGgtctattttccttttcttctcctaCAAGTCTAATGGGGTCACATGGGTGACAGCCTTCCGTAGGGGCAGTCATATGATTTCTATACATACTATACATAGGTCAGATTGTCACGCACATAATCAGTTCTCACACAGTCCTATTCATACTGTACCGGTTTCTGGCCCCTTTTGTTATTTATGAACAGATCTACACAAACACTGTAATGTATCAGTTGTTGTCGGGATCGCTTTAGCCTAAGGGGTCACAAGGTAACAGTTTTGCATCCAGTATTCTTTAATTTCTCATTTAGGTACCTTAAATTTAGAAAAATCATCTTGCTCAATACTATCTGAACCTCATATTAACACTGTTTAATGATTACACTAAATCAGGTATTCGAGCCTACGGCGCcatgtttttttcatcaaaGGAAATGTTCTGCATCATTTTGTATGCGTTTCTCCAAAACTCAGCCTGACATCTCTGGAAACTTTTGGATATCCATTACTATTTGAAACAAAGCTGTGGgagaatttac harbors:
- the scamp3 gene encoding secretory carrier-associated membrane protein 3 isoform X1 translates to MSKYTSFPEPMEDPNPFQDPAVTQHSSNTGYATLDLYNPFDNTTGPPPPYEATSPSAPAVPAQTPPNRTTPTEPRNYGSYTSQTAVNATTAELLRKQEELEKKARELERRERELESHALGPGATRQNNWPPLPSFCPVGPCFYQDINVEITQHFQRTVTIMYYFWMFGTCTLLFNLVSSLAMFCVDPSGGVGLGLAILWALLFTPCSFVCWYRPMYKAFRSDSSFNFFVFFFIFFAQVVTYVIMTIGIPGWGFSGWIVSLAALKTSVPVGAIMMMNAVCFTAQTAMGVVMLQKIHSQYRQTDASFQKAQAEFATGVMSNQAVRQAATTAATSAAQGAFNAPR
- the scamp3 gene encoding secretory carrier-associated membrane protein 3 isoform X2; the protein is MNTPIEAARDPAVTQHSSNTGYATLDLYNPFDNTTGPPPPYEATSPSAPAVPAQTPPNRTTPTEPRNYGSYTSQTAVNATTAELLRKQEELEKKARELERRERELESHALGPGATRQNNWPPLPSFCPVGPCFYQDINVEITQHFQRTVTIMYYFWMFGTCTLLFNLVSSLAMFCVDPSGGVGLGLAILWALLFTPCSFVCWYRPMYKAFRSDSSFNFFVFFFIFFAQVVTYVIMTIGIPGWGFSGWIVSLAALKTSVPVGAIMMMNAVCFTAQTAMGVVMLQKIHSQYRQTDASFQKAQAEFATGVMSNQAVRQAATTAATSAAQGAFNAPR